One genomic window of Moorella glycerini includes the following:
- a CDS encoding nucleotidyltransferase family protein — MKKRIPEPMNKAIKEFSTLLKKQLGPKLLDTRLFGSVARGTFTPESDIDILVIIQDENKITRDTIIETAVDINLKYDVVISPVIISAERFSRPLFQETYFYKSIQKEGIPL; from the coding sequence ATGAAGAAAAGAATACCTGAACCCATGAATAAGGCTATAAAAGAATTCTCCACTCTCTTGAAAAAACAGCTAGGGCCAAAACTTTTAGATACTCGCTTATTTGGTTCAGTAGCGCGAGGTACTTTTACGCCCGAATCCGATATTGATATTCTTGTAATTATCCAGGACGAGAATAAAATTACCAGGGATACAATCATAGAGACAGCGGTAGATATTAATTTAAAATATGACGTGGTAATATCACCAGTAATTATTTCAGCAGAACGTTTTTCCAGGCCTCTATTCCAGGAAACTTACTTTTATAAATCCATCCAAAAAGAAGGCATCCCGTTATGA
- a CDS encoding radical SAM protein has product MKKWGANLEFAKRYVGEKVLRELLSYLSRDPVHHLEQLLSLGKLIARREEHKQNVAALEKAIIDNPAVRQLTEGILKDTHPNVLQRLLYNFFINSMLMGVPRQLHLSQTMGFNVPHTILVDPTSACNLRCEGCWAGAYAHHDELDYERLDRLCSEAKELGIYWMVMSGGEPFMYPRLFDLAAKHSDMAFMLYTNGTRIDDRVADQIVAVGNLSPAFSLEGWEDRTDRRRGPGVFKKVTAAMDRLRERGAVFGVSLTATRENVEEITSDAFVDFLVEKGARYGWIFHYIPIGRNPNPDLMLAPEQRSYMATRVPAIRRNKPLVLADFWNDGEFTQGCIAGGRRYFHVTASGAVEPCAFVHFSTHNIKDHSLKEILRSPLFTAFQKRQPFCGDHLRPCPIIDVPAALRDIVAESGARPTHDGAGDVLKGEVGEFLDRRAAAWAEAVAQLRSRQASKTVS; this is encoded by the coding sequence ATGAAAAAATGGGGAGCTAACCTGGAATTTGCCAAGCGGTACGTAGGTGAGAAAGTATTAAGGGAGTTGTTAAGCTATCTGAGCAGGGACCCGGTCCATCACCTTGAGCAACTGCTCAGCCTTGGTAAACTTATAGCCCGGCGGGAGGAACATAAGCAAAATGTGGCTGCCTTAGAAAAGGCGATTATTGATAACCCGGCAGTACGACAACTGACGGAGGGGATATTGAAGGATACCCATCCCAACGTATTGCAACGGTTATTATATAACTTTTTTATCAATTCAATGCTAATGGGCGTGCCCAGGCAGTTACATTTGTCACAAACTATGGGATTCAACGTACCCCATACTATCCTGGTAGATCCCACCAGCGCCTGCAACCTGCGGTGCGAGGGGTGCTGGGCCGGCGCTTACGCCCACCACGACGAGCTTGATTACGAGCGCCTGGACCGCCTCTGCAGCGAGGCCAAGGAACTGGGGATTTATTGGATGGTGATGTCCGGCGGCGAACCCTTCATGTACCCGCGCTTGTTCGACCTGGCCGCCAAGCATAGCGACATGGCTTTCATGCTGTATACCAACGGTACCAGGATTGATGACCGGGTAGCGGACCAGATCGTGGCGGTGGGCAACCTGTCCCCGGCCTTCAGCCTGGAAGGTTGGGAGGACAGGACCGACCGCCGGCGGGGGCCGGGGGTATTTAAAAAAGTGACCGCCGCCATGGACCGGCTGCGGGAGCGGGGAGCGGTCTTCGGCGTGTCCCTTACCGCCACCCGGGAGAACGTGGAAGAAATAACATCCGACGCATTTGTGGACTTCCTGGTGGAGAAAGGGGCCAGGTATGGCTGGATCTTCCACTATATCCCCATCGGCCGCAACCCTAACCCGGACCTGATGCTGGCGCCGGAGCAGCGATCCTACATGGCCACGCGCGTACCCGCCATCCGCAGGAACAAGCCCCTTGTGCTGGCCGACTTCTGGAACGACGGGGAATTTACCCAGGGGTGCATTGCCGGCGGGCGGCGGTACTTCCACGTTACCGCCAGCGGCGCGGTGGAGCCGTGTGCTTTTGTCCACTTCTCCACGCACAACATCAAAGATCACAGTCTAAAGGAGATTTTGCGCTCACCGTTGTTTACCGCCTTCCAAAAAAGGCAGCCTTTCTGCGGCGACCACCTGCGGCCCTGTCCCATTATCGACGTGCCTGCCGCCCTCCGGGATATCGTGGCGGAAAGCGGGGCCAGGCCCACCCACGACGGCGCCGGCGACGTGCTGAAAGGGGAAGTAGGCGAATTCTTGGACCGGCGGGCGGCGGCCTGGGCGGAGGCGGTAGCGCAGCTACGGTCCCGGCAAGCCTCGAAGACCGTATCCTGA
- a CDS encoding patatin-like phospholipase family protein, which translates to MEARQHTRGRPRLGLALGGGGARGYAHLGVLKALQEANIPIDVIAGTSMGAVVGAAYASGYQIEELVDMALQMRWRQLFGLADPTLPRQGVIAGKRLERYFETLTRGRDFNQLEKTLVVVATDITTGEEVRLNSGPVARALRASTAVPGVFCPVESGNRLLVDGSITTPVPVRVAADAGAEVVVAVDVCSPVDRTDVLVQAWKWLKEIPFRQTYCLAGVPGFLHFLKPGLPESINIVGRSLELYDRYLKVSSPGTPSVHYWLLKPAVENVRWYEFHRVRECIQAGEAVGRQVVDQVNILLETGDFAEGTGHQTGWTKKVTGGEQ; encoded by the coding sequence ATGGAAGCAAGGCAGCATACTAGAGGAAGGCCGCGATTAGGCTTGGCCCTGGGGGGCGGTGGTGCCAGGGGCTATGCCCACTTAGGGGTTCTCAAGGCTCTACAGGAAGCAAACATTCCTATTGACGTTATCGCTGGGACCAGTATGGGGGCGGTAGTTGGTGCCGCCTATGCCTCCGGGTACCAGATCGAAGAATTGGTGGATATGGCTCTGCAGATGCGCTGGCGACAGTTGTTTGGCCTGGCAGACCCGACGCTACCCCGCCAGGGCGTGATTGCCGGCAAACGGTTGGAAAGGTACTTTGAAACCTTAACCCGGGGGAGGGACTTTAATCAACTCGAAAAAACTTTAGTCGTCGTGGCCACCGACATAACTACAGGAGAAGAAGTGCGCCTTAACTCCGGGCCGGTGGCCCGGGCTTTGCGGGCCAGCACCGCAGTGCCGGGCGTCTTTTGCCCGGTCGAGTCAGGGAATCGCTTGCTGGTTGATGGGTCTATAACCACACCAGTGCCTGTGAGAGTAGCTGCGGATGCGGGGGCAGAGGTGGTGGTAGCTGTTGATGTATGCTCGCCGGTGGACCGGACTGATGTCCTGGTGCAGGCATGGAAGTGGTTAAAGGAGATACCTTTCAGGCAAACTTATTGCCTGGCGGGGGTACCGGGTTTCTTACACTTCCTGAAGCCGGGATTGCCCGAGAGTATCAACATTGTTGGCCGTTCACTGGAACTGTACGACCGTTACCTGAAGGTTTCCTCGCCAGGGACGCCCTCCGTGCATTACTGGCTGTTGAAGCCGGCAGTGGAAAATGTAAGGTGGTACGAGTTTCACCGGGTCAGGGAGTGTATCCAGGCAGGGGAAGCTGTTGGAAGGCAGGTGGTCGATCAGGTCAACATCTTGCTGGAAACAGGGGACTTTGCTGAGGGGACCGGCCATCAAACTGGATGGACAAAAAAGGTAACGGGAGGAGAGCAATGA
- a CDS encoding lysophospholipid acyltransferase family protein, which translates to MLYKLNKLIAKYFLWLLGKPVITGQENIPRTGPVIVVANHTSLLDGFLLAAFWPRRITFLSAAYLFRLPVVGAFLRAMGAIPVQNEGSELAGMRAALRVLQKGGTLALFPEGQVGVGNKLGPFQTGWTYLALKTGAPVVPAAIKGTESVLPLGAFFPRRGKIYMQIGAPWTLEKVRRPGQETMTALNMRLVSHMEQMLNEN; encoded by the coding sequence ATGCTCTATAAATTGAACAAGTTAATTGCTAAGTATTTTTTGTGGCTTTTGGGGAAACCTGTCATTACCGGGCAAGAAAATATCCCCCGCACAGGCCCGGTGATTGTGGTGGCCAACCACACCAGCCTCCTGGACGGCTTCCTTTTGGCGGCTTTTTGGCCGCGTCGGATTACGTTTCTGTCAGCAGCCTACCTGTTCAGGTTGCCGGTAGTGGGAGCGTTTTTACGCGCTATGGGAGCCATTCCGGTGCAAAACGAGGGGAGTGAGCTGGCGGGAATGAGGGCCGCCTTACGGGTATTGCAGAAGGGGGGTACACTGGCCCTTTTTCCTGAGGGCCAGGTTGGTGTAGGGAATAAGCTTGGTCCATTCCAAACGGGATGGACGTATTTGGCCCTGAAGACAGGTGCCCCGGTGGTACCGGCAGCGATTAAGGGGACTGAATCAGTACTGCCTTTAGGCGCCTTCTTCCCGCGCCGCGGTAAGATCTACATGCAAATCGGGGCTCCGTGGACACTGGAAAAAGTGCGGCGACCGGGGCAGGAAACGATGACGGCTTTGAACATGAGACTGGTCAGCCATATGGAGCAAATGTTGAATGAGAATTAG